The following are from one region of the Hymenobacter sp. YIM 151858-1 genome:
- a CDS encoding polysaccharide biosynthesis tyrosine autokinase has product MAVNKEAELEELIRASGEETDDVAESSFDVATLLMVTRRSLPWMVLLIALGLTAAWLYLRYTQPVYQSASTLKIDQKTQTAVLGLGAAGGAAEAQQNAKNLAGEVELIRSNLIYRKLQDSLNLNVSYFVEGTVLASELYNATPFRVDYDPTDQSIYNRKFDIIFGDNQHFSISVNLAGVEVKAEGVFNQPFKIGSSILTLKKTEQDVQLGINYYFIIHDNSAVWAYIDQGLTVEVINPEANTIGISFKDHSPEKARDIVNKIDTLYLQEKLAKNTQATQQALAFLEGQLDQNSQRLQGAEEALQEFVKRNKTYDVKSDLATITEKMEAIEEEKEQLLRKAGAIGEIAQLVEQNQIMVQEGADIEQSIPALAILEDAQLTQQIGILNDQQADMNRLLESYKPTTSAVQIRREQLDFTRRSIRRLLQQAGQLVRSEVNKLNQLQGELEGRLQLLPEKETELVRLRRPFELYEKTYLMLMDKKVEFSIQKAGTTPDFQILSPATLPTAPIYPIRSMVYAIGLASGVALGLALVAVRFLLHNTVTTVRELESSTVSPVLGVVPSYDKEKLTVSKLIVDRNPKSAISEAIRSIRTNLEFLASSKHKRLISITSTVSGEGKTFVAVNLGGIIALSDQRVIIIDLDMRKPKVNLAFEAENTKGVSTILIERHTVQECIQRTSIPTLDFISAGPTPPNPSELILHSQFDQMLEELKHQYDVVIIDTPPVGLVTDGILIMRKVDIPIYIVRAGYSKKAFLKNINKLVRGSGFTKLTTILNDAQAGGAYGYGYGYGYGSGYGYYEDEKAPTGVLARLRRRFS; this is encoded by the coding sequence TTCGATGTGGCTACGTTGCTGATGGTAACGCGGCGTAGCCTGCCTTGGATGGTGCTCCTCATTGCCCTGGGTTTAACAGCCGCATGGCTGTACCTGCGTTATACCCAACCGGTGTATCAGTCGGCCTCTACTCTCAAAATTGATCAGAAAACACAAACGGCTGTTTTAGGATTAGGTGCCGCAGGTGGCGCAGCCGAAGCCCAACAAAACGCTAAGAACCTTGCTGGTGAAGTAGAGCTAATTCGCTCCAACCTGATATATCGTAAGTTGCAGGACTCACTAAACCTCAACGTAAGCTATTTCGTGGAAGGTACTGTCTTGGCGAGTGAATTATATAATGCAACGCCTTTTCGAGTAGATTACGATCCTACCGATCAGTCGATATACAATCGAAAATTCGATATAATATTTGGTGATAATCAGCACTTCTCTATTTCTGTAAATTTAGCTGGTGTAGAGGTTAAAGCTGAAGGTGTATTCAATCAGCCTTTCAAGATAGGAAGCTCGATACTGACGTTAAAAAAAACAGAACAAGATGTGCAGTTGGGGATTAATTATTACTTTATTATTCACGATAACTCCGCTGTTTGGGCATATATCGATCAAGGTCTCACAGTCGAGGTTATAAATCCTGAAGCAAATACAATTGGTATTTCATTTAAAGATCATAGTCCTGAGAAGGCGCGTGATATAGTTAATAAAATAGATACGTTGTATCTACAAGAAAAATTAGCTAAGAATACACAGGCGACTCAACAGGCGTTAGCCTTTTTGGAGGGGCAACTGGATCAGAATAGCCAGCGTTTGCAGGGTGCAGAAGAGGCTTTGCAAGAATTTGTAAAGCGGAATAAGACGTACGACGTGAAATCCGATTTGGCCACCATAACTGAAAAAATGGAGGCCATTGAAGAGGAAAAAGAACAATTGTTACGCAAGGCGGGCGCAATTGGCGAAATAGCCCAGCTGGTTGAGCAAAACCAGATAATGGTGCAAGAGGGGGCGGATATTGAGCAGAGCATACCGGCTCTAGCTATATTAGAAGATGCGCAGCTGACCCAGCAAATCGGTATTCTTAACGATCAACAGGCCGATATGAATCGGTTGCTCGAGTCTTACAAGCCTACCACTTCAGCCGTACAAATTCGGCGTGAACAACTAGATTTTACACGCCGATCTATCCGCCGGCTCTTACAACAGGCCGGCCAGTTAGTGCGTTCAGAGGTGAACAAGCTAAACCAACTGCAAGGCGAGTTGGAGGGGCGTTTGCAACTGCTTCCCGAAAAAGAAACGGAGTTAGTGCGCCTTCGCCGTCCATTTGAATTGTACGAGAAGACGTACTTAATGCTAATGGACAAAAAGGTGGAGTTCAGTATTCAGAAAGCAGGTACAACTCCTGATTTTCAGATCTTATCCCCTGCAACTTTGCCTACAGCACCAATATATCCTATACGGAGCATGGTGTATGCAATTGGCTTAGCCTCGGGAGTAGCACTTGGCCTAGCATTGGTGGCAGTTCGCTTTTTGCTGCACAATACCGTTACCACAGTGCGCGAATTAGAATCTAGCACGGTTAGCCCAGTATTAGGCGTAGTACCATCTTATGATAAAGAGAAGCTCACGGTTTCTAAGTTGATTGTGGATCGAAATCCGAAATCGGCTATATCGGAGGCTATTCGTTCTATCAGAACAAACCTAGAATTCCTGGCGTCCTCCAAACACAAAAGGTTAATATCAATTACATCAACTGTATCGGGAGAGGGTAAGACATTTGTTGCGGTAAACCTAGGAGGTATTATCGCTTTATCAGATCAGCGCGTAATCATTATTGATTTGGATATGCGTAAACCCAAGGTTAATCTGGCTTTTGAAGCAGAGAACACAAAAGGGGTAAGCACAATCCTGATTGAACGGCATACGGTCCAAGAGTGTATTCAACGTACGAGCATTCCTACGCTCGACTTTATCTCGGCGGGACCAACACCACCCAATCCTTCTGAGTTGATTCTGCATTCTCAGTTTGATCAGATGCTCGAAGAATTGAAGCATCAATACGATGTCGTAATCATCGACACGCCTCCGGTAGGACTGGTGACTGATGGCATATTGATTATGCGGAAGGTGGATATTCCAATATACATTGTGCGGGCTGGGTATTCGAAAAAAGCTTTCCTCAAAAACATCAACAAATTGGTGCGCGGCAGTGGCTTTACGAAGCTGACGACCATTTTGAACGATGCTCAGGCTGGTGGTGCTTACGGCTACGGTTACGGCTATGGTTATGGCAGTGGCTACGGCTATTACGAGGACGAAAAGGCGCCAACAGGAGTGTTGGCGCGGTTGCGCCGCCGCTTTTCGTAA
- a CDS encoding tyrosine-protein phosphatase has product MHSHLLPGLDDGAESVEESVELLRAMEALGYRKLVMTPHIMGDFYRNTPEEVHAALGKLKVAAAKAGCGLELACAAEYYLDESLTRKLAAGEQLLSFGDEKRYLLFETSYINEPFNLQEAVFELKAAGYQPVLAHPERYTYLYGRFAELEKIRESGVLLQLNLNSLVGYYSSGAKRVAEKLIDAGMVDFAGTDAHNLKHTNSLQRVLQSEYLGKLLRLPLLNREL; this is encoded by the coding sequence ATGCATTCGCACTTACTGCCTGGCCTCGACGATGGCGCGGAGTCGGTGGAAGAATCGGTGGAGCTGTTGCGGGCTATGGAAGCGTTGGGCTACCGTAAGCTGGTGATGACGCCCCACATCATGGGCGATTTTTACCGCAATACACCCGAGGAGGTGCATGCTGCGCTGGGCAAACTGAAAGTAGCTGCCGCCAAAGCTGGCTGTGGTTTGGAGCTAGCCTGCGCGGCCGAATACTACCTCGATGAATCGTTGACGCGCAAGCTTGCGGCCGGAGAGCAATTGCTGAGCTTCGGCGATGAGAAGCGCTACCTGCTGTTCGAAACATCGTACATCAACGAGCCCTTCAACCTGCAGGAGGCGGTTTTTGAGTTAAAAGCCGCTGGTTATCAGCCCGTGCTGGCGCACCCGGAGCGGTATACCTACCTCTACGGCCGTTTTGCCGAGCTGGAGAAAATCCGGGAAAGCGGGGTGTTGCTACAACTCAACCTGAATTCGCTGGTGGGTTACTACTCTTCGGGGGCCAAACGAGTAGCGGAAAAACTCATCGATGCCGGCATGGTTGACTTTGCGGGTACCGATGCGCATAATCTCAAGCACACCAACTCGCTGCAGCGGGTGTTGCAAAGCGAGTACCTAGGCAAACTGCTGCGCTTGCCGTTGCTCAACCGCGAGTTGTAG
- a CDS encoding NAD-dependent epimerase/dehydratase family protein → MIFVTGSSGLIGSYLIPALLARGFAVRALYREKVPAHVPGAERVEWIEGDLRDSGVLRAATAGVTHVFHCAGLVSYAPQDEELLRQVNVEGTAAVVDACLARPGVRLCHVSSVAALGGLPATATSPELDEKAKWDLGAAHPAYATSKYLGETEVWRGVAEGLSAVILNPSVILGATNWERSSTQLFRYAYKEHSFYTPGSVNFVDVRDVVEAMLRLTLELDVTGERYILSAGALPLIEFFRQAAACFGKKPPTVQVPDWAAEIIWRFEHVRGVLTGSRPLITKDTARAGRRPVVYNAAKVQQATGMRFRPLPETIQWACAGLMAAPNSTPASGVVQP, encoded by the coding sequence ATGATTTTTGTAACTGGCAGCAGCGGCTTAATCGGCTCTTACTTGATTCCGGCGCTGCTGGCCCGGGGCTTTGCTGTTCGGGCGTTGTACCGCGAGAAAGTGCCCGCGCACGTGCCCGGTGCCGAGCGCGTAGAATGGATAGAGGGCGATTTGCGCGACTCGGGCGTGCTGCGCGCAGCCACGGCCGGAGTAACGCACGTGTTTCACTGCGCCGGGCTGGTTTCGTATGCGCCGCAGGACGAAGAACTGCTCCGGCAGGTAAACGTGGAGGGCACCGCCGCCGTGGTAGATGCCTGCCTGGCCCGGCCCGGTGTTCGGTTGTGTCATGTATCGTCGGTAGCGGCGCTGGGCGGTTTGCCGGCTACCGCCACCAGCCCCGAGCTTGATGAAAAGGCTAAATGGGACCTAGGGGCCGCGCACCCCGCGTATGCCACCTCAAAGTACCTAGGCGAAACGGAAGTGTGGCGGGGCGTGGCCGAAGGCCTGTCGGCTGTCATCCTAAACCCCTCGGTTATCCTGGGTGCCACCAACTGGGAGCGGAGCAGCACGCAGCTATTTCGGTATGCTTACAAAGAGCATTCGTTTTACACCCCCGGAAGCGTTAATTTTGTAGATGTACGCGACGTGGTGGAAGCCATGCTGCGCCTGACTTTGGAGCTTGACGTGACGGGCGAACGGTACATTTTAAGTGCCGGCGCGCTGCCGCTCATCGAGTTTTTCCGCCAGGCCGCGGCCTGCTTCGGCAAAAAGCCCCCGACGGTGCAGGTACCCGATTGGGCCGCCGAAATCATCTGGCGGTTCGAGCACGTACGGGGCGTGCTCACCGGCTCGCGGCCGCTCATCACTAAGGACACGGCCCGTGCGGGCCGCCGGCCGGTGGTGTACAACGCCGCGAAGGTGCAGCAGGCCACGGGCATGCGTTTCCGGCCGCTGCCGGAAACAATACAGTGGGCCTGCGCCGGATTGATGGCCGCTCCGAACTCCACGCCCGCCAGCGGGGTTGTACAACCCTAG
- a CDS encoding tetratricopeptide repeat protein — MNEHSEEQDEVLATVRRFERMIAEGEPVFFDLADFENIIDHYTSTAQFDKALQACEAAVAQYPFSTELLIDRAQVLAMRGEYQQALQQIDEVAGREPDSADVPVTRGIIATQQGDFAAAVGYFQQGIERAPDRDDIYFNLGLAYQQWQKFKSAARNYKQSLRINSDNDAAVQELLYCLEVSGRLEQNLEFFRRFTDEDPYSAIAWYNLGQAYYKAGQFGNAAQAFDYAIVIDPKFYEAHAYLASAFVSMEEYQRAIEEFQLSFEEGKPTAEALCNIGECHEKLRQWDAARRYYRQALDIDPEMDEAWFGIGVVLDAQEHWFEALHFYRKAVSLYEESGEYWLALANAEYQVGNVVSALEAYDKATQVAPEMPEGWINWSAILYEQGNFDAAIDLMKAASELLPTEADLMYRLCAYLLAGGRYRQAYDVLENALLLDFDKHKLLFEFFPELEQQRALTRLIEQYRK; from the coding sequence ATGAACGAACACTCTGAGGAACAGGACGAAGTACTGGCAACCGTGCGCCGCTTTGAGCGCATGATTGCCGAAGGCGAACCGGTGTTCTTTGATCTGGCGGATTTCGAGAACATCATCGACCATTATACCTCCACGGCCCAGTTCGACAAAGCTTTGCAGGCCTGCGAAGCGGCGGTTGCCCAGTACCCGTTTTCCACGGAGCTGCTCATCGACCGGGCGCAGGTGCTGGCAATGCGCGGCGAATACCAGCAGGCCTTACAACAAATAGACGAAGTAGCCGGGCGCGAGCCCGACAGCGCCGATGTGCCCGTAACGCGCGGCATCATTGCCACGCAGCAGGGCGACTTTGCGGCGGCCGTAGGGTACTTTCAGCAAGGCATTGAGCGTGCCCCCGACCGCGACGACATCTACTTTAACCTAGGGCTGGCGTACCAGCAGTGGCAGAAGTTCAAGAGCGCGGCCCGCAACTACAAGCAAAGCCTGCGCATCAACTCCGATAACGACGCGGCCGTGCAGGAACTGCTGTACTGCCTGGAGGTATCGGGGCGGCTGGAGCAGAACCTGGAGTTCTTCCGGCGCTTCACCGACGAGGACCCTTACTCGGCTATTGCCTGGTACAACCTAGGGCAGGCCTACTACAAGGCGGGCCAGTTCGGCAACGCCGCGCAGGCTTTCGACTACGCCATCGTCATCGACCCGAAGTTTTACGAAGCTCACGCCTACCTGGCCAGTGCTTTCGTGAGCATGGAGGAGTACCAGCGGGCCATCGAGGAGTTTCAGCTGAGCTTTGAGGAAGGCAAGCCCACGGCCGAAGCCCTGTGCAACATCGGCGAGTGCCACGAAAAGCTGCGCCAGTGGGACGCCGCCCGGCGCTACTACCGCCAGGCCCTCGACATCGACCCCGAGATGGACGAGGCGTGGTTTGGCATTGGGGTGGTGCTCGATGCGCAGGAACACTGGTTTGAGGCGCTGCACTTTTACCGCAAAGCCGTGAGCCTGTACGAGGAAAGCGGCGAGTATTGGCTGGCCCTGGCCAACGCCGAGTACCAGGTGGGCAACGTGGTCAGCGCCCTCGAGGCCTACGACAAAGCCACGCAGGTAGCACCCGAAATGCCCGAAGGTTGGATCAACTGGAGCGCCATTTTGTACGAGCAAGGCAACTTCGACGCCGCCATCGATTTGATGAAGGCAGCCAGCGAGTTGTTGCCTACCGAAGCCGACCTGATGTACCGTTTGTGCGCCTACTTGTTGGCCGGTGGCCGCTACCGCCAGGCATACGATGTACTCGAAAATGCCCTACTTTTGGACTTCGACAAGCACAAGCTGCTGTTCGAGTTCTTTCCGGAGCTGGAGCAGCAACGCGCCCTAACGCGGCTGATCGAGCAATACCGCAAGTAG
- a CDS encoding phosphosulfolactate synthase: protein MNYDLTQIPERTEKPREQGFTMVMDKGLSVREVEDFLEVGAAYTDIVKLGWATSFVTPNLRPKLEAYKAAGIPVYFGGTLFEAFIIRGQFDDYRRLLDQFGMEYAEVSDGSIELDHDQKCEFIRQLSGQVKVLSEVGSKDAEKIIPPYKWISQMQTELEAGALKVIGEAREGGNVGLFRSTGEVRSGLVEEILTKIPSERILWEAPQKAQQVWFVKLLGANVNLGNIAPSEVVSLETIRLGLRGDTFSHFLDMDAVDPMFKPSEKPGTKPGTSMPRG from the coding sequence ATGAACTACGATCTTACCCAAATCCCCGAACGCACCGAGAAACCCCGCGAGCAAGGCTTTACCATGGTTATGGATAAAGGCCTGAGCGTACGCGAAGTAGAAGACTTTCTGGAAGTAGGGGCGGCGTATACCGACATTGTGAAACTAGGCTGGGCCACGTCGTTCGTGACGCCCAACCTGCGCCCAAAACTGGAGGCCTACAAGGCCGCCGGCATTCCGGTGTACTTCGGGGGTACTCTGTTCGAGGCTTTCATCATCCGCGGACAGTTCGACGATTACCGCCGCCTGCTCGACCAGTTCGGCATGGAATACGCGGAGGTTTCGGACGGCTCGATTGAGCTCGACCACGACCAGAAGTGCGAGTTCATTCGGCAGTTGTCGGGCCAGGTGAAGGTACTGTCGGAGGTAGGCTCCAAAGACGCCGAGAAGATCATCCCGCCCTACAAGTGGATCAGCCAGATGCAAACCGAGCTGGAAGCCGGCGCGCTCAAGGTTATTGGCGAAGCCCGCGAGGGTGGCAACGTGGGCCTGTTTCGCAGCACCGGCGAAGTACGCTCGGGTCTGGTAGAAGAAATTCTGACCAAAATTCCGTCGGAGCGCATTTTGTGGGAAGCCCCGCAAAAGGCCCAGCAGGTTTGGTTTGTGAAGCTGCTCGGCGCCAACGTAAACCTCGGCAACATTGCGCCTTCGGAGGTAGTTAGCCTCGAAACCATCCGTTTGGGCTTGCGCGGCGACACGTTCTCGCACTTCCTCGACATGGACGCCGTCGACCCCATGTTCAAGCCCTCGGAAAAGCCTGGTACCAAGCCCGGTACCTCGATGCCGCGCGGCTAA
- a CDS encoding GNAT family N-acetyltransferase, with protein sequence MLTINLSPVAELRTKRLCLRRMLPTDAAALLRLRSDERVMRYFDREPMSTEEQALELIRSIDESIAKNQGVMWGICLPPDESEIVGTIGPWNITAEHYRAELGYLLHPDLWGQGLMGEALDEVCRYAFEDLGLHSLEANVNPNNAASRRLLEKHGFVQEAYFRENFYHNGQFHDSVIYSRLAPR encoded by the coding sequence ATGCTCACGATTAACCTTTCGCCCGTTGCCGAGCTGCGGACCAAACGCTTGTGCCTGCGCCGCATGCTGCCCACCGATGCAGCTGCTTTGTTGCGGCTCCGCTCCGACGAACGCGTGATGCGGTACTTCGACCGCGAGCCGATGAGCACCGAGGAGCAGGCGTTGGAGCTGATCAGAAGCATTGATGAGAGCATTGCCAAAAACCAAGGCGTGATGTGGGGCATTTGCCTGCCGCCCGACGAAAGCGAGATAGTAGGCACCATTGGCCCCTGGAACATTACGGCCGAGCACTACCGCGCCGAGCTAGGTTACCTGTTGCACCCCGATTTGTGGGGCCAAGGGCTGATGGGCGAAGCCCTGGACGAGGTGTGCCGCTACGCCTTCGAAGACCTAGGGCTGCACAGCCTCGAGGCCAACGTAAACCCCAACAATGCGGCCTCGCGGCGGCTGCTCGAAAAGCACGGCTTTGTGCAGGAGGCCTACTTCCGCGAGAACTTCTACCACAACGGGCAGTTCCACGATTCCGTCATCTACTCGCGCTTGGCTCCGCGCTAG
- a CDS encoding alpha/beta hydrolase has protein sequence MPLSHTHWYYRALQLMAMCLLLAAFRTYNPRDPGRVEHLADFKSKHVKPRNVDVWLPEGYPQPGRKYAVLYMHDGQNLYHPATAYGGVAWEVDSTLAALGGQVRDVIVVGIWNTDLRFAEYAPAKPYQLMSAARREQLARERPGQPLSDAYLRFVVEELKPYIDGHYRTDKRRSATFVGGSSMGGLISLYAAMEYPKVFGGAACVSTHWPLRLQDNTPDFTNAMLRYLAGKLPRGKRGPRLYFDYGTATLDARYEAHQLRIDSLLRAKGYNAQRWQTLKFEGAAHNEGSWKKRFATPARFLLGTQPR, from the coding sequence ATGCCCCTTAGCCATACCCATTGGTACTACCGCGCCCTGCAGTTGATGGCCATGTGCCTGCTGCTGGCTGCTTTCCGGACCTATAACCCGCGCGACCCCGGCCGGGTAGAGCACCTCGCCGATTTCAAATCGAAGCACGTGAAGCCTCGGAACGTGGATGTGTGGCTGCCCGAGGGCTACCCACAGCCCGGCCGCAAGTACGCCGTGCTCTACATGCACGATGGCCAGAACCTCTACCACCCGGCCACGGCGTACGGCGGCGTGGCGTGGGAGGTCGATAGCACGCTCGCGGCCCTAGGTGGGCAAGTGCGCGATGTAATTGTGGTGGGCATCTGGAACACCGATCTGCGCTTTGCTGAGTACGCTCCGGCTAAGCCTTACCAGCTGATGTCGGCGGCCCGCCGCGAGCAGCTAGCGCGCGAACGGCCCGGTCAGCCCCTTTCCGATGCTTACCTGCGCTTTGTGGTGGAAGAGCTGAAGCCGTACATCGACGGGCATTACCGCACCGACAAGCGCCGCAGCGCCACGTTCGTCGGCGGCTCGAGCATGGGCGGGCTGATTTCGCTGTACGCGGCCATGGAGTACCCGAAGGTATTCGGCGGAGCAGCGTGCGTATCAACCCACTGGCCCCTGAGACTGCAGGACAACACGCCCGATTTCACCAACGCCATGCTGCGCTACCTCGCTGGTAAGCTCCCGCGCGGCAAGCGTGGCCCTAGGTTGTATTTCGATTACGGCACCGCCACGCTCGATGCCCGCTACGAGGCGCACCAGCTGCGCATCGACAGCCTGCTGCGTGCCAAAGGCTACAATGCGCAACGGTGGCAAACGCTGAAGTTTGAAGGCGCTGCCCACAACGAGGGCTCCTGGAAAAAGCGCTTTGCCACGCCGGCGCGTTTTCTGTTGGGCACGCAACCCCGCTAG
- a CDS encoding PQQ-dependent sugar dehydrogenase: MKQLPHLLMVVACAAMASCSQQQQSETTAATSTAAADTAAQQPASGANLPEPYATPSSQKFSKVIGWPAGKTPAAPAGFSVSEYARDLQNPRWIYVAANGDIFVAESNTVPRTSTAKGEKKEGLKESRSMRETSANRITLLRDANKDGKPELRETFLTGLNQPFGMTIVGNYFYVGNTDAVLRFPYQPGQTKPTGKGEKILDLPVGGYNNHWTRNLLASADGSKIYVSIGSASNVMEHGEENDRGRALILEINPDGSGQRVFASGLRNPVGMDWAPSTQVLWTAVNERDELGDDLVPDYLTSVREGGFYGWPYAYFGQKEDPRRKGERPDLVQKSIAPEVDLGPHTASLGLAFYDAEAFPQRYRGGAFIGQHGSWNRSAFSGYKVVYVPFGNGKPTGKPEDFLTGFIANEQTREVYGRPVGVAVAPDGALLVADDAGNRIWRVAPSGSLK; this comes from the coding sequence ATGAAACAGTTGCCGCACCTGTTGATGGTTGTAGCCTGCGCCGCCATGGCCAGCTGCTCCCAGCAACAACAATCCGAAACCACCGCTGCCACCAGTACCGCCGCCGCCGACACCGCCGCGCAGCAGCCTGCCTCGGGCGCCAACCTGCCCGAGCCCTACGCCACGCCTTCGAGCCAGAAGTTCAGCAAAGTTATTGGCTGGCCGGCCGGCAAAACGCCCGCTGCACCAGCGGGCTTCAGCGTAAGCGAATACGCCCGCGACCTGCAAAACCCGCGCTGGATTTACGTGGCCGCCAACGGCGACATCTTCGTGGCCGAGTCGAACACGGTACCTCGTACCTCCACGGCCAAGGGCGAGAAGAAGGAGGGCCTGAAAGAGTCGCGCTCGATGCGCGAAACCAGCGCCAACCGCATTACGCTGCTGCGCGATGCCAACAAGGACGGCAAGCCCGAACTGCGCGAAACGTTCCTGACGGGTTTGAACCAGCCGTTCGGCATGACCATCGTGGGCAACTACTTCTACGTGGGCAATACCGATGCCGTGCTGCGCTTTCCGTACCAGCCGGGCCAAACCAAACCCACGGGCAAAGGAGAGAAGATTCTTGACCTGCCCGTAGGCGGCTACAACAACCACTGGACGCGCAACCTCTTGGCCTCGGCCGATGGCTCCAAAATCTACGTCTCCATTGGGTCGGCCTCGAACGTGATGGAGCACGGCGAAGAAAACGACCGCGGCCGCGCCCTCATCCTCGAAATCAACCCCGATGGCTCGGGCCAGCGCGTGTTTGCCTCGGGCTTGCGCAACCCGGTGGGCATGGATTGGGCCCCCAGCACGCAAGTACTCTGGACGGCCGTGAACGAGCGCGACGAACTCGGCGACGACCTGGTGCCCGATTACCTCACCAGCGTGCGCGAAGGCGGCTTTTACGGCTGGCCCTACGCCTATTTTGGCCAGAAGGAAGACCCGCGCCGCAAAGGCGAGCGGCCCGATCTGGTGCAAAAGTCAATAGCACCCGAGGTTGACCTAGGGCCGCACACCGCCTCGCTGGGCCTGGCCTTCTACGATGCCGAGGCTTTTCCGCAGCGCTACCGCGGCGGTGCTTTTATCGGGCAGCATGGCTCCTGGAACCGCTCCGCGTTTTCGGGCTACAAAGTGGTGTATGTGCCCTTTGGCAACGGCAAGCCCACCGGTAAGCCCGAGGATTTTCTGACGGGCTTTATTGCCAACGAGCAAACACGCGAGGTGTACGGGCGGCCCGTAGGCGTAGCCGTGGCACCCGATGGCGCCCTGCTGGTAGCCGACGATGCCGGCAACCGCATTTGGCGCGTGGCCCCATCGGGCAGCCTTAAGTAG
- a CDS encoding DedA family protein produces the protein MEILKDFVDIVLHLDKHLAELIQQYDVWTYAILFLIIFVETGVVVLPFLPGDSLLFAAGSLAALPNSPLNVVLLIVLLIVAAVLGDTLNYHIGDYIGPRVFRRDYRFLKREHLLRTQQFYEKHGAKTIIIARFVPIVRTFAPFIAGVGTMSYGKFLSYNLVGGVIWVVSLTMAGYFLGGIPFIQKNFGLFTLLIIAVSVLPVVIEFLKQRFASPAR, from the coding sequence ATGGAAATACTTAAGGACTTCGTCGACATTGTCCTGCACCTCGATAAGCACCTGGCCGAGCTGATTCAGCAGTACGACGTCTGGACCTATGCCATTCTGTTCCTGATCATCTTCGTCGAAACCGGCGTGGTGGTGCTGCCTTTCCTGCCCGGCGACTCGCTGCTGTTTGCGGCCGGCTCGCTGGCGGCGCTGCCCAACAGCCCCCTCAACGTGGTGCTGCTCATTGTGCTGCTCATTGTGGCGGCCGTACTCGGCGATACGCTCAACTACCACATCGGCGACTACATCGGCCCGCGCGTGTTCCGGCGCGATTACCGTTTCCTGAAGCGGGAGCACCTGCTGCGCACCCAGCAGTTCTACGAAAAGCACGGCGCCAAAACCATCATCATTGCCCGCTTCGTGCCCATCGTGCGCACGTTCGCGCCGTTTATCGCCGGTGTGGGCACCATGAGCTACGGCAAGTTCTTGTCGTACAATTTGGTGGGCGGCGTTATCTGGGTGGTGTCGCTTACCATGGCCGGGTATTTCCTGGGCGGCATTCCGTTTATCCAGAAAAACTTCGGCCTGTTCACGCTGTTGATCATCGCCGTATCGGTGCTGCCCGTGGTGATAGAGTTTCTGAAACAGCGCTTTGCCTCGCCAGCTCGCTAG